In Pygocentrus nattereri isolate fPygNat1 chromosome 3, fPygNat1.pri, whole genome shotgun sequence, the DNA window TACAATCATTACAGCCATCGTACAGGTAGGGATGCGCATTTCcactaattttgatattcaagTGTCTGAAGGGGTTAGCGAACAGATGTCTGGTAAGCTGtgggaaattaaaaagaaatgaacattATAACAGAAGTGCAGTCACCGCATAGCAagcagggcctgggttcgattccccggtcgGGCGACCATAGTcccttctgtgtggagtttgcatgttctccccgtgtctgcgtggttttcctccaggtgctccggccaactggagatgctaaattggccctgtgtttgtgaatgtgCGGTCTGTGTGTCAGTCCTGTGATTTCCTGTCTTCCGCCCAATGAACGCTAATTATAGGCCTAAAAGCATGCCTGAAACCAGATAACACACCATCATATTTGCAAGACATCTACAATTGATGGCAAGTGCTAGCCAGCTTGTTCTTCACAAAATGTCCTTTTTGAACCCTGCTTAGTCCAGCATACCTTCCATGTCAGGTCTAaagctggtctggtgctggtttatctGGTCAATCAGCCTTCAAAACACACCATacactggttttgctggtgatcagcTGTGCTAGTTTTAgctatgctgttttttctagcagCAAACCTAACAAAACAGTTTGCTGGTCCAGTGACTGGTTCATATTCATATCTGGAAAAAATATGGAACCTGGGAGGGTCCCAGTGGAATAGTTCACTTCAATAGTGGCCCCCAGGTCATTTGAGCTTCATCATCTCACAAAGTAAGGCCTAGTACTATGCTCTACACTCAAAGGCAACGTTTCCTGCCAACTGGGGTTTAAGGTTTGCTCTCAGATGGATGCTAAGACAAAGTTATGGCATTGCTACAGAATGTGGTTGAAGTGGGTTAATGCTTTGTGTCTTTAGCTGCAACTAAATACAGAAATAAGTGCAAATGCTGGTCATTCTGCCTGTTGTTTTGACATCTACAGATGTAGAGGTAGGCTAGTGTTTCAGCACCATTACTTTCCAGGTAAGCTGCTCGGGCACATCGGTTTTCCTCTATTTGAGCGTATAGAATTCCCTGATTACACCTCTTCTTGAGCAAGTCCTGTCCCATCATGCCTGGCAGGAACGCAAACATGGGGTCACTTCACTACTGTCCACCTGTATTTGGGGTGGAAAATTCCACTGTTAGCCTGAATAACTAGCCAAGCGGTAATTATGCTCTGATGCCAGGCCCAATGTAATACAAACAACTGTTCAGTATTGTTTCTATGAGCCTACAGTGTAGTATAGGTTATTCATTATTTGGGAAATATTTATGATATTTctgaagaagaaagtcaaaggaaaataagtgaaagaaACAGGAggttccaaaactggagttcaaaaactgcTTAaatgctacagagaaaatggggctcctaacaaccacctggaagatctGGTAGAAACCAAAACTGCCcccctcagataaacagcacttaaagctttcatcaagtcaaacaaaaacaggtgctctcagaaacaaaaccaacttctaagactgaaggtTTAAGGTAGAGAAGTACCTCTTGTGAAATAGTGGaaaaatctctctctacatttctaagaaaaactaaaagtgAGTCTCattaaaagaatggaagctgtaataaagataaaAGAGTGAACACATGAAATATGGAAAAATCTGATCTTTAGTTGTTGAGGGTTCTTCTTTAggttgtaaaaaaaatggatcAAACACATATCtgtacaggagaaagaaaaacttttATTGGAAACTCATGAAATCGTAACACTGCAGGtgtaaaaacctgaaaaacaaatgGGGGGATGAAggtttttgttccgacagcaacaaaACTAAGCCGCTTTCTTTTAAGTTGAGCCTGAAATGAATCACTGTCTTTAGATCACAGATTCCTTCTTGTGGCATGACACAGTATTTATGACCGTTAAGATGCGAGAAATTtggttaataaggcatgatcttgcGCATGCCCTTaccaagttgtggccacgacttaattatcttgtttccatgccttactaggTCTtcaccacagcttaataaggcatgatctcactCACACGCCTCAATATCTCCTTTCCACACCATActaagccttgaccacagcttcaTAAtgcatgatcttgttcccatgcctaagttgtggccacaaatgaattatcttgttcccaatATTTCGTTGTTGAGTTTAATGGAAACTCATGAAATCGTAACACTGCAGgtgtaaaaacatgaaaaacaaatggGGGGGATGAAGGTtcttgttccgacagcaacaaaACTAAGCCGCTTTCTTTTAAGTTGAGCCTGAAATGAATCACTTTGTCTTTAGGCTACAGATTCCTTTTTTTGGCATGACAGGATTTATGACCGCTTttcctttgttgttgttgtttgaggGCATGTTAAGGCTTTTTCAAAGTAGGCAAACTCACAAAACCACACTCATCCCTTAAAAAAGGACACCCCGTGGGTTTCTTACACAACTTTAATCCAGCATTTTAATACAACATATTTGAATATTGTAGTTGTAGGTTACATCTTTATCTTTACATCTCCATAACAAAGCAATATCCAGGCCTATAACTGGAACGCTACCCATCTCTGGAATTCTTGACAATTTGGTCCCATGCAGTATAATAGTGCGTCTCAAGGTAACAGTATCAGCACGAACTGTGGACCAGCCTTTCCCCAACTTCAGTCTTACAGGCACACAACTGTTTTACAAGCTCAATCTCATTTGGCTTGAACGATTTGCAGTTAAGATGTGACTCACGTGCTGGGGAAACATCTACAGGTAGGGCGTCCAAGACTGTAGCTGGAGAAATACTGCTGTAGAACTCTACAAAGAAACAGCAGAGCTGCACGACATAGGTTTTTAACTGTTATTGCAATACTACAGCACTGATCTCCTAGAAGGCTGCTCTATGCAAAGCCAATCAGGGAATGCTTTATTGTGTGCTGACCAATTGTGGATATTCTTTGAGTGCTGGGAACAATCATATGATCCACCAAAGGGAAATTAGTTCTGGTCACACTCAGGCAGGCCAATCTTTAACCATGTCACCAATGCGTTTTTAATGTATTGCAAGCCATTTCACAATCGCACTATGTAGCATAATCGCAATGTATTATGTCTATAACATTAAGGGCTAGTATTTATCTCTGCACCAAACACTGGGTCCACAATATCAACTGACCAGCAGGTTTTTCCAAAGCCAAAACAGGTGTGTCAGAGCAagaacacacacagtgctgttgTTCTCCTAGACTGCAGTTGTTGACAGGTCCCCATATTGCACTGGAATGCACACACTGCTATATACAGCTTTCGACATACACAGAACTAACTAATGCGTTCCTTATGTTTTGCATGTATAATACATAAACAgatatattacaaaaaaaaacaatagaaaaaaaaacacgtttaTATCCATTCACATAAGCGCCACTACAAGTGACCCTGAAATATCGCCCAGGCCAGCTTCTCTTAGTCTCCGTTATACATGCATATGCTATATGCAAAAGTGCGAACACCCGTGAACtcacattttcttgattttctaagtgaaaacaggGCAAAGCATTCTTTACAGGCAACAGGCTCCGCAAATGCTAGTGCACCATTTGTATTTATCGCCAAcgtactgtaaaaaaacaaatttaaaataaaaaaaaaagcccatattatgttttaaatgtgttaaatccagcaaataaacagcgaTTGTGATctaaaacgtgcagaagtgtgttctctgtagaggacgtgctCACTTACTCTCACTTGaacaacatgtcatttgatcaggggtACACAAACCTTCACATAAACTCCAACCCAAGGGTCACGGGTGTAGCTCAGAGTGAAGGGTGTAATTATTCATCTTTGGAAGCTCACTCAGCTAAACCACAACACGTCAGCTGTTGGAATTTGGCCAGAATCCATTCGTTTCATATTTACGTTAAAAGGTATTTTCCACATAAATCATTTGACGTGAGAAACATGAGACAGTACCACATGGGCAAGGTGACCGCTGTGGTCATGGCAGTTTAAACCATCAATCTATGAAATGTAAAGATTACTTAGGCTGTGATGTACAGTACTGCGCAAACGTCAATGACCATAAAGTACAGGCTATTcaggaaaaaaactgaatttaaccacaaaaaaaaattaataaaatggatatttttactatttactgttttcaaagaaatctgtgggGATATTTTCACTCACCTCCAAAATTTAGTCAGGATGGAGCCCTGCTGggggcgtgggaatgagataattaagtcgtggccacgacttagtaaggtgtgggagcAGGATCATGCCTCAATAAGCTgcggccacgacttagtaagtcATGGGAATGGGATAGGCTGTGGTCAAGACTTGATTAATAAGGCTTGATTTTGTTCCCACACCAAAgtcttgaccacagcttaataaggcaggatctcgttcccatgccttactaagtcatggccgcgacttaattatctcattcccacgcatTACCAAGTCTtcaccacagcttaataaggcaggatctcattcccacgccttactaagtcttgACCACATCTTAATAAGGTATGATCTTGTGTACAAGTGTGCCATGCAACCATCCCCCAGGCCTCAATGATGGCGAAGGTGggacccccaccaccccccgaGGATGGTGGGGAGTGGTGGACAGGTGCATGGCACAACGAGTAATCCCAAACTAGGGCTCAACGATTTTGGTAGAATATCTTAATGATTTTTCTAATCAATATCGTGATTACGGTTTAAATTGCGATACTTTTTCTATAAACTGACGTATGGGCCTGTTTTTGCCTTTGAAGACCACGGTATACCATTTCTGGCTTCAGGCTTGAATGCTTAACACCAGTCTGCCAGTTATTTATGGTTGTAATGTCACAGCACATGGATGTTTGTTCGCCTCTGATTAACCAAATTCATCTAAAAGCAGTTCACAAACTCCAGGTTATTAGGCTGAACTTCCTTTATTTAAAACTTGCATTGTATCAACATTGTTGATAACGGACCAGAATTAGACTATAATAAAATTCTTGCATCTCTTGCGATTCGAAAATTGCACTTTTAAAACTGCAATTTCGATATAAAACCATTGCGAATGTTCTtcttctcagtgaggttcttcttgatcagctacacatcctttcagacccacagcgctgagtggtcttcgcacagtggaaggatggacagaaactcctgtggatgttttcagatcggaagcagcttgattttctctctctcaaagaggaaagctttatgtgctgtttatctgaggggGGCAGTTATGGTGGTCTACCtagtgttccaggtggttgctaggatcagatatttctgtattttaccgTTTTTTTGAACTCAAGTTTTggaaagtcctgtttttttccccccacttattttactttcactttattCTACTCTGGACCATCTTATACCTAATCgattcagaaatatctcctaaaaaaatTAACAGCTTGTACTTCATGTCCTTTTTccctaaaacataaataaatgaaaggtggcctctgacttttgcacagtaatgtatgtattgtttacAGCTCATTGATGAACAACTGGAATACCATAGAATGGTCCAATAAAATAGTGAGTGGATTTGAATAATGTTCAATAGTACTTAATACCAATATCATGTGTTGGACAGTATTAGACAATATTTAGAGCACCTATATTGGTGTGTGATTATGCTTTTATATTGCTGTGTTGTACATGAGCCTTTAATAGAGACTGAGGCAGACTCCCTGGTAGTCAGGGAGCTACAGTGATTTCATTTGCATGTATTTGTGCATATTCAAGGTGCATGTGCCTCTAGCAGAGCTTTAACACGCGCGTGTAGAGGTCGACACACTCTCTGGTAAGCCTGCGGTGTGAGGTGTAAATAGTCGTACAGGTCTTGGTGCAAGATGGAACCATCTGGCTGGACGAATCCAGGATCCACGTCCAAGAAAGAGGCGAAAGAGAGAGGCGCCAACTCCGCCTGGACCAGAGTGTTCACTCTCGCGTTGCGATCACGCAGCGGGTTGGGGCTCTTACCCCGGGGCAGAAGACCCTAAAGGATGAGAAGAGGAAGAAATCCATTTCATTTGAACTTTGTATGTCAAAGACAATGCAGATTAataagtacagtactgtgccaaaGTCTTAGCAGATTATCTAAAACCATTTCCCTGAATAATCTCTGTGTTCTTGCTTGTAAAAACATATAGCATTatgtggcatgcgcccgccccCCGGGTCCTGACGATGACAGCCGAGAGAGCCGGCAGAAAGGCGGGGCCCGAACGCTCAGCAGCAACACACCTCGGCGAGGACGCCAGGGAGAGAGCCgcgagtgtggagggggcggAGCGCAGAGCCCAGAGCCCGAGCTCCCCCGACGGAGACGAGTCATGGGAGtgacagcaggaggaggaggatgatgctGGTGCCGACCACTAGAGGCATCAGAGAAAGGAGCGAGTTCCGAGCTCCTCCACCCGGGCCCCGCCCCGGTGCGTAACGAGGCCGCTACGTTCGTCCCAGGCGGCTGAGCTGCCAGCTGAGGGGCAGTAACAGGGAGGCGCTCTGGCatgctctcgttccctctcggctctggTGCTCAAGCTGCCCTTAATGAGAACCACCTGATTCTTATCTGCCTGGCAGCGTGAGCGCCTTTGAAAAGAGCTGAGGGGGAACAGCGTGAGAGACGGACGAGCAGCAGCAACAAGAAGacaaagagctgaaaagctcctgTCAGAAAGGACTGAAGTCTCAGtagaagccactgaaaagtcaGTAGCGTTGGTTTTGGTTGtttggttgtgtttattttaggGAATAAAGATGTGGCTGCTGCAAccctgaaccctgcctccagcgtcctccttgagcctgCTGTGCTACACATTATAAATACatgcaaatgttaatgcactAAACAAATAAGAATTTCgcgttttcaaaaaaaaaaaaaaaagaagttattTTATGAGGTTAGAAAAACACCGGTTTGGTTCTAGATCTCTTTGCAGCCCTCTAGCAACACAGATTtgcaaactaagctgcaaaaacagcccaaaatgtttgtgtgatgtcataaaaagtcACACATTTATACTCAGACTACAGCAATTTATCTTAGATactttttaaattgaaattaaCTGTAGTTTGAAATTTAAAACATCTAAATTGTATTATCTtgtcaatttttaaaaagctgttgaCTGAATGTGTGCTGTCGCTCTGCAGGGAACGTGGGAACACACGTCAAaagccctggtcaaattacatgttttgttgatgtctaaatgaaaataaggtgtttttttttttttttaaatagagaaAATGCTTCTACATACTTTAATGTATAATTATTTTAAGGTTCtgagtttaatattttatttttttttttgggggggggggggggggtcatgaCAGACCGTTTCAATCTTTAATGTAAAACTGCAACctacaaattaaaataatcaaaaacattttagggGTAAATTATCTCACAATAACCTTAAGTTTAAGGTATTTgttgatgcatttattgaggtaagatGATCGGCTTCCTATTCGGCAACTTTAGAACATTTAAGGCgcctcagtgtaactgcagcaacatttaaggcggaacaaAAATATTctaataagaagctggcgaataataAGCGAGCTTAAGCTTTATATACGTGCATGGTTTCACTACTTAAGAGCTTCGGCAGTTTTGGTAGACTTTTATTCGTTTTTGTAAAATCTCACggattttgaaataaaaaacataaaaagtgatCCGTGcaagttttatattttgtgtgtcatttttttcccctcaatacgttaaactcagtaaataataaGAAACTGCGACTGAAAACTTTTACACACAGCTGTAACTACACAAAATTTCATCATCTCAGACCCATCAGTTCTGTGGCGTTTTTCTTACAGCTGTTGGAcagaaatattattaaataactaAGTAATTTAATAGTAAACAGGTCCTCAGGGTAAAATAGGGGAGAACAGAAATGAGTACAGAGAAATAACCGACCAGTACAAGTATGTGAGCTTGAGGCAGCCGCTGGTTGATCACATTAATGATGGCCATGATGCCTCCACAGATCTGCTCGGGTGTGTGGCCATGATTGTTCGTCCCGACCCACAACACCACCACCTGCGTAGAGGGgaaaaatattttcaataatGCTTTGATTTAACAACAGTGACAGTGTTTACCTCTAGCgcattaaagggctcatatcacagaaaatatatatttatgtccAAAATTAAAGTTTAATGTAGCAGGTAAACATTGCTAgtttaaaaacaggctgttcaCTCGTCCAGTCTGTAAACGTCCATATATGGGAACaaagcagcaaaaaacaaagcattcaTATAagtctgcctattcagcctgcagcagtttaaccccgcccactcacactgaagttataaggagtgtttcggcCCAGATGGCTTTTCACAGGGCACGCCCACGCATACTCAtacccagtcccatttcacccctcgcccctactaCTTAGCCCATTTTgcatgttcacgtctaggggtagggtgtcccgatttttgttgagatagaggggcgGGGCTACAGGgtccctccaaactgaggtttttcagagacactctAAACAGAGTGATACGAGAAAAATAAGAAGAACCGGCAACAAGGagcacaagcgaccaaagaaacacacaaatgcgAGAATTTTCTGTGTTAAAATTACAACAACCATCGTATGATCTtagtcatttcaatgtattgtggttcttttcttcataacaaggaTAAACATCACTAGTATTAcgatattattattagtaatattaatgtcttggtagctagctggctaaatttcccgttccaccctaaacggtgcagcagttacattctgacacctcaaggcgtcagaactgctgctccatttaaggtggaacggaaaaatttgaataagaatctggagaatatctgatttcagcttcatatGACTGAGGAATTAgtggggggtgataataaataattgcccccctctttgaaggcgtatgatgccctaactgtaactaaagcccagcagtgaggagctgaacttcaccctcctctgcggtcactgcagacgggcagggtcgcctacagagcggcgctagtagctgataatgaagtgatgctctttttatttgagggttgttccATTTCGTAGCAGAAGATTTCAACCAGtgactcagttccaaggggcaaggtgacactcaaaaacaagtggtaggggtaaaaatagcTGATGGCACTGGGCCAGAGGTTCAttcttaaaggcatagtaacaaaCACAGTtggtttaattctaaaggaccATCTAAGACAAAAGGTCACCAACTCTCGCTCTGAAGATCTACTTTCCTTTGGAGTTTAGTCTGAGCTTCCATCTAACGCGTCCCCTTACCTAACGCCAGTGTGTCTGTCCAGCCCATCAAGGAGTTGGAGTCCTTCAGAAGTGAATTAGCTGTTGTAGTCAGATCTACATTCcacaggaaagtagatctctaGGAACACAGCTGGTGACCACTGGTCtaaaagaggttggaaagtgGTCATGCAAAAAAATGATGCCTGCTTTGTACCTTGGGGCAGATGTGATCCACTTCTCCATTGATGAGTCTCCACAGGACGTGCTGAGTCGCATCACCACCAATCCCAAAATTCAGGGTGTGGAGTGGAGAGAACAGCTTTCTCCACACCTGCCAAAACACATGTTtatgcaaacaaataaataaataaacaaaccgcGAAAATGATCAACAGCTGTTTAGGGACTGGGTGGTTATCGGTTTTAATGATAATATGCTTTATGAACACCAACGACGATTATACCACTTCAAACTAAAGGTCCTTCTGCCGCAGTCTCCCTGCAGATCGCACATCAGGACAAAACGTTTACGGTCATAATCCGAATACACTCTGAACGGCAGTATTTCAATTATTGCCTCTAGCgttttaaagtaaaatgaaagAGGTTCAATAAAGCAAGACCAGTATAACTGCTGTGAAGAGGTGATTTTAGTATGATTTAACAATATCATGGTAATAACACTTGGTCAATGATGGTACGATGAATATTTTGAGGAATGACCAGATACAGTAGATATAAAAAGTCTAAACACCCCTGTAGAAATGGACGGAAGCACATCGGTGTCTAAATGagaatgtaatatgtaaaatggCAACGCATTATTATGTTTGCATTTAAGTTCCCCACTCATACATGAAACACTGAGCTATTTTAATTTGCCATTTAGTATACTAGTATCACCATTTCATTCACACAAATATTTACTTGCTTTATTTAATTGGAATGCATTTCCAGAAGAGCATATTTATGCTTACTGTGCTGATGCAACAATCACTTTAcaatattaaattacatttcaatTACCTTACATGCATTTTTACTCtataataatgcatttaaacTGCATTATCA includes these proteins:
- the pafah1b3 gene encoding platelet-activating factor acetylhydrolase IB subunit gamma; this encodes MSCGDDNPAATPTPCEDVQGDGRWMSMHNRFVSDSKGKEPEVLFVGDSLVQLLHEFEVWRKLFSPLHTLNFGIGGDATQHVLWRLINGEVDHICPKVVVLWVGTNNHGHTPEQICGGIMAIINVINQRLPQAHILVLGLLPRGKSPNPLRDRNARVNTLVQAELAPLSFASFLDVDPGFVQPDGSILHQDLYDYLHLTPQAYQRVCRPLHARVKALLEAHAP